ATAGCCCTTGCCGCGCACCGTCTTGATACGCTGCGGCGTGCCGGAATCGTCATGCAGCTTGCGGCGCAGCTTGGAAATGCCGCCGTCGATGGAGCGATCGAGGCCGTCGAACTCGATGCCTCTCAATTGCCGCATCAGGTCGTCGCGGCTCACCACTTCGCCTGCACAACTTACTAGCGCCCACAGCAGGTCGAATTCCGCGGAGGTCAGATCGGGGCGCGTGCCGTCGGGCAGCGTCACCATCCGGGCAGCCCGGTTGATCTCGAACTTGCCGAACGTAAAGCGCTCCGGCTGGCCGGAGATTTCCGTGGCGCGCCCCGAAACGCGGCGCAACTGCGCCTTGATGCGAGCGAGCAGGACGCGCGGTTCGACCGGCTTGTGGACATAATCGTCTGCGCCGAATTCGAGGCCCAATACTTCGTCGAACTGTTCGTCGCGAGCGGTCACCATGATAATCACGCCGTTGAACTGCTCGCGCGCCTCGCGGCAGATCTGGAAACCGTCCTTGCCCGGCAGGTTGACGTCGAGGATCACCAGGTCCGGCTGCCGTTTGAGAATGGCGGGCACCGCTTCGTTGCCGTGCAGCACGACCTCCACTTCATAGTCGTGCTTGCGCAGATAGCCCGCCACTAACGCGGACAGGCGGATATCGTCTTCAACGAGCAGGATGCGGAAAGGCATGAGTAAATTGTCTGGCGCTGACGGGATTTCAGCCGCTGCGAGGCTGTTGCTAACCTCTCAGCATAGCCGATAGTTTTTGCGCAATTCGAACCACGCGACAAAACTCAACAATTATCCATGCAACTCGACACGAAGACAGGACGAACGCGGGCCGCAATAACAAAAGCCCCATTCGCCGACGAATGGGGCTTCTACAACGTACTAAAAGAATCAGACCCGTTCGATCGCGATCGCAATGCCCTGACCGACGCCGATACACATCGTGCAGAGAGCGAAACGGCCCTGCGTGCGTTGCAGTTGATACATCGCCGTGGTCACGAGCCGCGCGCCGCTCATGCCAAGCGGATGACCAAGCGCAATCGCGCCGCCGTTCGGATTCACGCGAGCGTCATCGTCCGCGACACCCAGCGTGCGCAATACCGCGATTCCCTGCGATGCGAACGCCTCGTTCAATTCGATCACGTCGAACTGATCGATCGTCATGCCCAGGCGTGCCAGCAGTTTTTGCGTGGCCGGCGCCGGGCCGATGCCCATCACGCGCGGTGCAACGCCGGCGGTCGCGATACCAAGCACACGTGCCCGCGGTGTCAGGCCGAACCGCCTGGCCGTCGCTTCATTCGCGAGCAGCAGCGCCGCGGCGCCGTCGTTCACGCCTGAGGCGTTGCCCGCTGTGACGGTGCCGTCCGGACGTACCACCCCTTTCAATTTGGCAAGCGCTTCGAGACTGGTTTCCCGCGGATGTTCATCCTGCGACACCACCAGTGGATCGCCCTTCTTCTGCGCAATCGTTACCGAGACGATTTCCTGCGCAAGCGTACCGTCGCGTTGTGCACGCGCGGCTTTCTGCTGGCTGCGCAGTGCAAACGCGTCCTGATCCGCACGGCTCACCTTGTAGTCGGTCGCGACGTTTTCGCCGGTCTCCGGCATCGAATCGACACCGTAAAGCTGCTTCATTAGCGGATTGACGAAACGCCAGCCAATTGTCGTGTCGAAGATATCGGCCTGGCGCGAGAATGCGCTGGTTGCCTTGCCCATCACGAACGGCGCACGGCTCATGCTTTCGACGCCGCCCGCCACCATCAATGCCGCCTCGCCCGATTTGATCGCGCGCGCCGCGATGCCGACGGCGTCCATGCCCGAGCCGCACAACCGGTTGACGGTGGAACCCGGTACGTCTTGCGGCAGACCCGCGAGCAGCAGTGACATGCGCGCGACATTGCGGTTATCTTCGCCGGCCTGGTTGGCGCAGCCGTAGATCACGTCGTCGATGGCGTTCCAGTCGACTTCCTTGTTGCGCTCCATCAGCGCCTTGAGCGGCATAGCGCCCAGGTCGTCGGCACGCACCGACGACAACGAACCCGCATAGCGGCCGATCGGCGTGCGAATCGCGTCGCACAGGAAAGCTTCAGTCATGTGATGTCTCCAGTTGAATACTTGCACCGCTTGCTTCGCCGTAACAGGCGCGGCTGGCGCGTCGCGCGGGTGGAACCGCGTTCGCGGCCACCCGTCGCAGCGAGCGGAAGGGTCATTCGGAGCTTATGCCGCGACGCGACGTGCCGCAAACCCTTCACTAGCCCAATCAGGATAGCAGCGAACCGCTTCGGCCGACTCCGAATTGTTCGATATACGAACAACAGATCGTATATCGAACATTCAGCCCTGATGATAGGCGTGGCGCGGAAACCGTGTCAAGTGCGGCTGGTTTGCCAACGGGAGACAAACATCGGAAGAATCAGGCTTTGCCGCCTGTCACCGAGGCTGAATGTGCTCATCCTCGATGTAGCTGCGGATCACATCTGCAAAGCTCGACTCGCCTTTCAGGCCGAGCTGCTCCGCACGCGCGGTGTCCCACCGGCCGGGCCAACTGCCGACAATCTTCTCGATGCGTGGATCTGTCTGCCATTCGATGCGCTTGACCACCTCATCACCTGCGACTTCGCGCAGCGCGGCGACCATCTCATCGACACTGACCGAAATACCCGGCAAATTCACCGTACGAAGGTTGCCGAGCGCGGCGGCGTCGATTTCGAGCCCCGCGATCAGACAGGCAATCGCCTTGCGCGGCGAAAGCAACCACAGGCGCGTGCCGCCGGCCACCGGGC
The sequence above is drawn from the Paraburkholderia phenazinium genome and encodes:
- a CDS encoding response regulator; translation: MPFRILLVEDDIRLSALVAGYLRKHDYEVEVVLHGNEAVPAILKRQPDLVILDVNLPGKDGFQICREAREQFNGVIIMVTARDEQFDEVLGLEFGADDYVHKPVEPRVLLARIKAQLRRVSGRATEISGQPERFTFGKFEINRAARMVTLPDGTRPDLTSAEFDLLWALVSCAGEVVSRDDLMRQLRGIEFDGLDRSIDGGISKLRRKLHDDSGTPQRIKTVRGKGYQFSKVAWE
- the pcaF gene encoding 3-oxoadipyl-CoA thiolase, producing the protein MTEAFLCDAIRTPIGRYAGSLSSVRADDLGAMPLKALMERNKEVDWNAIDDVIYGCANQAGEDNRNVARMSLLLAGLPQDVPGSTVNRLCGSGMDAVGIAARAIKSGEAALMVAGGVESMSRAPFVMGKATSAFSRQADIFDTTIGWRFVNPLMKQLYGVDSMPETGENVATDYKVSRADQDAFALRSQQKAARAQRDGTLAQEIVSVTIAQKKGDPLVVSQDEHPRETSLEALAKLKGVVRPDGTVTAGNASGVNDGAAALLLANEATARRFGLTPRARVLGIATAGVAPRVMGIGPAPATQKLLARLGMTIDQFDVIELNEAFASQGIAVLRTLGVADDDARVNPNGGAIALGHPLGMSGARLVTTAMYQLQRTQGRFALCTMCIGVGQGIAIAIERV